From the genome of Magnolia sinica isolate HGM2019 chromosome 12, MsV1, whole genome shotgun sequence:
GTGTATAAGTCATGTGATGTAACTCGTGTCCGAGGGTGTACAATCTGTATCCGAATTTATGGGAGTGACACCACTTGATCAGCTTTATCTGAAACTTCCTTGGTCCCCTTAGTTTATAAATTACATGATTTATTTAAAATCGCCATCTGATCAGTGCAATCTGCCTAATGGTCAGATCGTCCAGGTAATCGAGGTTCCAACATGTTACAACCTTGAAAATCAGATGGTCCGTGTGGATCAGATTCCACACATCaaaatggcccacatcaaaatggCCCCACACCAATTTCTATGCTAAAAGCAATTGAGAAGGTGACGGATGATTGGCTAATCCAGTCTGTTCATCGCATATATctgtttaaaataaataatttgcAAGAAAAAATAAAGACATTATTAATGCAGAAATTAACCTGCAAGAGCTTTCCTCTCTTGAGAAGCCTCCCTCTCTCTGTTTTCTCTATGGGGTATCTTTTGATAGAAATATGGAGAGACTTCTGTTTCTTCCCTTAAGAAGAGTAAGGGCTCCTGATAGAGAGATTTCAACATAAAATCTCTCTTTATCTCttctttaaatttcaaatttcaaatttcaaattttgttaCAATTGCGGATTAAAGAAATTAATCTACTAGTTGAATCAGGTTTCAAGAGTGGTATCTTAAGTTTCATGAGTTAAGTTTTCATTTGAAGAAGATCTTCACCATTTCATATATGTTATTCAATGAAAGCAAATTAATGCATCTTTCTAGTGACctttgcatgaaaaaaaaaaagcaattttCCTGTGACTTGGATTTAACAAATAACACACGCTAGCAcagctacttttttttttttttgaacaaatAACCTGttgtaaggttctgatggtccggatcacctccGACTCCAATTGagccttctctggttcatcttagacatgaaagtgtctgcggcccactctacatcactctACTTGCTACCTTTGATTAAGGGATTGACGAAGGTGTGATAGCAGTAGATGCTCTCTGAATTGAGATAATAGAGCATCCCCTCATGCTGATCCATGTCCATAGTGCCAGCTATCTATGTCATGCACACTCTTATACTGATGTGAGCACCCATTTCTTCTGGTCATGACTTAGCCAGAAATTGCCAAGTAGTCATCAGGTATAGACGTGACAACCTTAGTTGATACAATCCCCAAGAACATCATTCTATACCTGACAACCTTAGTTGATACAATCCCCAAGAACATCATTGGTTGTGAACTCCTTTCTAATGTCAAGGAACTGTCCGGCCATCTCTCTCCTGTCATTGACCGAATCAATGTTTTTAATTAAATGACATGTAAGGATTAGATAATCCTTAAGTTGCAAATCCATTGAAAACGAGAGCAATTAGCCTTAACAATGATGCATTTTCAAAATAGTCAGTGTGGTGAGACAGGCTACGCCAACTTGATTGGCTTTCAAAGGCACATAAGCTAACAGATAGTGAATCACCTTGATCTTAACCCTCACATCAGGCAGAAGGTCTCAGAAGCATTACCATTTATCAGCACTGAATAAGAATCCATTTATTGAAATGAAAAAAATTGTATAGCCCAGTAAAAAGAATCcggaccacacctatcatatactcaaatccaaaaacaggAATATACAACTAAGCACAGCCTAAGAAACATCCTAAAGAGCACCACAAAAATCACGTAACTTACACAACAACACCAAACAGTGGCAGCAACTAGATTTGTGAGGCTTGTCAAAGCAGTACCACTCGGCACAAAAACCAGGCCAACTCAGCACAAAACTGCAACAATTCACCAGAGGCGAAGAATACTTCCGCAGGGGTGAAGGCAAGCGGCCTAGACGCAAGCTTGAATCGAACAATGACATCTTCAATATGAGCCCTGAGAACACCAGAAGAAGCGGACTGCAACCAACAATTTCTCCAAAGAGACTGCATATGCTAACTACTATTCTGCAACCATCCCAGCACAGAATGCAAACCTCCAAACAGACGCTACACAGCATCTACTAATCTGTACCCAAAACAGCTCAGATCTGGCCCCTAAGATAGCACCAGGAGCTAGCAGCCTATCAATTGCAGCGAACGGCCTCTCCTTAAAACATAGGAACGGAACCTATGTGATCCATGAAAGCAAAATGTACACAGGGGCAGCTGCAACAAATAGGCAGAGGAGCTGATACACACACCAACAAACaagtaaaataaaattaaacaaaaaaataaagaaagtcaAACAGGACCTGAACCATTCGTCAAGTAcctaaaaagagaagaatcaTCTACGTCGTGTAAAAGCGCGAGGATCTTTGTAGTTGATAAGGTGCTGGATCCTATCATCTTCCCACTTGAGTCGGTCCCACCATTCTGACTCTCCTTCTGCCTCCACTCTACCACCACCACTTGAAGTAGAAGCAGCAGTCATGTCACCAGCTCGAAGAGGAAGCTTCTTCAGCATCCAACATCCCCTCACTTTCAGTTTCTTCAATGCGGGCAAGTACGTACCATGGCAAATACTCTTCAGCCTCCGTAGCTCCCATAGACAGACCGTGTGTAGACGTTGGAGAGAGCCATTCGCTAGAGTGTCCCCTTGAAACACGGCCTCTAGTCGACTGCAGTATTTTATCACGAGCATCTCCAGGCTTGGTAGGAATACACTTGAGGAGAAGACAGTGATGAGTCTCGGGCAGAACTCTAGATTTATGTGCTTTAGCAGTCCAAAGCTTCGGCTCCCGTATGTGCCCTCGCACACGCACTTCAATCTTGCAAGGTCGAACATCCATATCTTCTCCAGCTGACTTAAACAGTCAAAACGTGAATTATCTCCCTCAAAGAACATCTTCATCTCCCCACACCTTTCGACCCGACATTCTTTCATTTCCTCCATTTCATTGACATCGCCCAAATCTGATAATCTTTGGACAAAGGCATTGTTGCATAGAGTGAGTAATTCTGCACGACTGAGAACCCCATGGATACCGTTTGGGGACCTATGACCTCCACGGATCTCCAAATGCCTATCATAATGGCTTACAGGATGAGGTAAGTTACGTGTCTGGATCGTCGAATTGATGTCTTTATATATGAATAGCCGTCTCTGGAGATGAATGGATTTACCTCTGCTTCGTTCTTCTTCTTGGAAGGGAGAGATGTAGATATGAAATCGAGAGAAGCATTTTGAATCCCATAGTTCTGCAGATGGGCTGAAAGATTGTAAGAGCTTGGAATTACTTACCCTTATGCGAGCCCCATGTCTCTCTCCTTGCTGTTCATCATCATTCGGTGAATTCCAGGTGCCACACTGACTAAAGTTTAGCTCTTCGAGTGTAGTACTGATATTATCCCACTTGATTTCAAGAATTTGATTCATGCATAGCATGTCCAGGCGCCTTAAAAGGCATCCCTTGAACATATTCTCATGTAGTGTTTTCAATTTGGTTCCAGAAAGATCAAGCACTTGAAGGCTTGTGAGCCCAGTCAGCAATACAGACTCTAAGCTTTGACATCTTTTCAAGTCAAGCCGTCGATCGACCTCAATGTTGGAAATATGAAGCTTGCGGAGGTTTGGCAAGATATCTCCTAGTGAATAAGTAACATCTGCAATATCTTTGAGGGAACTGCAGCTGTCGAGGTCAAGCACTTCAAGTGCTGAAAGCTTTTGCAAATGAGGCAGCAACCTCATCTTTATGGATGGAGAACCGTGCATAATGAGTTTCTTAAGATTGACCAAATTAGAGAGTGAAGATGGTAGAGATTCCAGCTTATCATTCCCTCGTAGTTCGAGGATGCGAAGCTGGCTCGAATGCTCAAAGAGCTCATCTGGGATGCATATTAAATGTTGGCAGTTAATGAGCAAAAGGTGCCAGAGGTTGTGGAGCTTGGAAATGGAGGAAGGTAGCGACGTGATTTGCATATGTTTGAGATAGAGACATCGGAGGTTATTCATGTGCTGAAAGACGTCGTCAGGTATTGGTGGGCTTGAATCATATCCTTCACCAGAAAGTTCAAGGTACTCGAGTTTTTCAAAAATCGGTAAGGAAGAGAGGAGAGTGTGTAAATGAGGGCATCTTTCCAGCTTCAGAACTCTGAGATTTTGCAAGCAGGAAGTGGATTTGGGCAGAAATTCATCTCCTAGTCTCTTAAGCTTGAGAACACGAAGGGTTTTAATTGGCTCAAAGAAGTTGTCTGATATGCTGAATTCATTGCCACTTCGAAGAAGTAAATAAGAGAGTTTTGGGCATTTTGGAGGAGGGAGAAGCAAATGTTCACTAACGAACCGTACCACCATCCACTTAATATCTTCCACATTTTCGTCCTTCGTTGGTAGGGAATCTCTTATCCACATTCTCTCACTGGATGTGACCAGAGCTTTAGCTTTCTCAGATAACGAGTCGGGCACCATCACATACTGGCCATCACGTCGTAACATTGAACGAAGCTGGAGCTCTGTCAACAGAGCCTCGACCTCGTCAAACATCAtcaaatcctcttcttcttctctgatAATGAACCCCTCCGCTTTATAATGCCATTTCAGCTTTTCCACTTCAACCTTGAATGTTCCAAATTCATAGAAAAGTAACACGTGCAGGAAGCAGTCCACGATAGTGTTTGGAGCAAAACAGCCCCTGATGCTGGGAGAATGAGAGATGTCGGCCGCCTCTTCATGTAACATGTCCATTGACAAGTCGTCCAACTTAATGGCCACGTCGGATTGCAAGTCCTCAGGGCCGACGATGACAATCTTGGATTCATTTAGCTTTAGATTTCTGAGAAATGGATCTCCAATAAACTCGAAATTGAAGCCAGGTGGCACATCTCCTATCACTAGCAAGAACTTCCGTCCCATCAACGTTTTACAGATTTTACTCGCAACATTGGTATCTATGctctcttcatcatcatcactctcaCCATCCATCAATGTCTTCATCCCCAATTGGCATGCAATTTCCTTCTGCGCCTTTCGAAGACTAAAATTCTTTCGCAGCTCTACCAGTATCTGTACATCGAAGAGATGATTCGACTTTCGAGCTGCATATTTAGCAATTTTCCATCTCCTCACCCCCAGATACCTTTGAACAGAGATGAGTCCTATATTCTGATTGGTAAGGCATTGCAAGAGCTTTTCGCCAGCTGGAAAGTTCTCCACTCCACCCTCCGCTGCTGCAGCTTCACTCCTTCCACGACCAGCCATGCCTGCTCTCACTTATATACTCTgttgaaaaacaaaaacaaaaaaaaagacagCCAT
Proteins encoded in this window:
- the LOC131221472 gene encoding putative disease resistance protein At4g19050, giving the protein MAGRGRSEAAAAEGGVENFPAGEKLLQCLTNQNIGLISVQRYLGVRRWKIAKYAARKSNHLFDVQILVELRKNFSLRKAQKEIACQLGMKTLMDGESDDDEESIDTNVASKICKTLMGRKFLLVIGDVPPGFNFEFIGDPFLRNLKLNESKIVIVGPEDLQSDVAIKLDDLSMDMLHEEAADISHSPSIRGCFAPNTIVDCFLHVLLFYEFGTFKVEVEKLKWHYKAEGFIIREEEEDLMMFDEVEALLTELQLRSMLRRDGQYVMVPDSLSEKAKALVTSSERMWIRDSLPTKDENVEDIKWMVVRFVSEHLLLPPPKCPKLSYLLLRSGNEFSISDNFFEPIKTLRVLKLKRLGDEFLPKSTSCLQNLRVLKLERCPHLHTLLSSLPIFEKLEYLELSGEGYDSSPPIPDDVFQHMNNLRCLYLKHMQITSLPSSISKLHNLWHLLLINCQHLICIPDELFEHSSQLRILELRGNDKLESLPSSLSNLVNLKKLIMHGSPSIKMRLLPHLQKLSALEVLDLDSCSSLKDIADVTYSLGDILPNLRKLHISNIEVDRRLDLKRCQSLESVLLTGLTSLQVLDLSGTKLKTLHENMFKGCLLRRLDMLCMNQILEIKWDNISTTLEELNFSQCGTWNSPNDDEQQGERHGARIRVSNSKLLQSFSPSAELWDSKCFSRFHIYISPFQEEERSRGKSIHLQRRLFIYKDINSTIQTRNLPHPVSHYDRHLEIRGGHRSPNGIHGVLSRAELLTLCNNAFVQRLSDLGDVNEMEEMKECRVERCGEMKMFFEGDNSRFDCLSQLEKIWMFDLARLKCVCEGTYGSRSFGLLKHINLEFCPRLITVFSSSVFLPSLEMLVIKYCSRLEAVFQGDTLANGSLQRLHTVCLWELRRLKSICHGTYLPALKKLKVRGCWMLKKLPLRAGDMTAASTSSGGGRVEAEGESEWWDRLKWEDDRIQHLINYKDPRAFTRRR